From a region of the Butyrivibrio sp. AE3004 genome:
- a CDS encoding transglutaminase domain-containing protein yields MKILQNIASGILGLVFAGVVAILACIINPDIGVWIHELIKPEDKVEAPVDNSKKYYVEVPDWDYIYGRNKKEEVPDASEGSTALGDMITNAVNGISDAIDTLESTEVSNPGSEDVTVEDVANAANAIANAVTGKGITVVVKTDEDEEQAFSDGSQDTLKEQGNKIYTPGIPAGKSSYAAFEPEIIELTDPGLAKQAINSTDYGNLGDGLTFDTQFYPYYHILNDTGKALYRQIYANTLSLNTTFRPIKQVSMDTMQTVLLSVVFDHPELFWLDTTFYQEYDYNGTAIKLRLRYYDRITDIPSANRQFQAKADAIVAEAAGLGDDLEKELYVHDRLADKLTYKHNPLDQSAYSAIVGDTTVCAGYAKAFQYIMQRLGVPTYLCVGYAGEMHAWDIIKIGDNFYNVDCTWDDQDPTVYDYFNLSDADNYQHKRMYNSVYLPACNEGTFIASR; encoded by the coding sequence ATGAAAATACTACAGAACATTGCATCAGGAATACTGGGGCTTGTTTTCGCCGGGGTTGTAGCAATACTTGCATGTATTATCAATCCCGATATTGGCGTGTGGATTCATGAGCTTATAAAGCCGGAAGATAAGGTGGAAGCTCCGGTAGACAATTCCAAAAAATATTATGTGGAGGTCCCTGACTGGGACTATATCTATGGCAGGAATAAAAAAGAGGAGGTTCCGGATGCCTCCGAAGGGTCAACAGCACTTGGCGATATGATAACAAATGCCGTCAACGGAATTTCGGATGCCATAGATACTTTGGAATCGACGGAAGTCAGCAACCCCGGTAGCGAGGATGTTACTGTTGAGGATGTGGCAAATGCCGCAAACGCAATAGCAAATGCAGTTACCGGCAAAGGAATCACCGTTGTTGTGAAGACTGATGAGGATGAGGAGCAGGCGTTTTCCGACGGTAGCCAGGATACTTTGAAAGAACAGGGAAATAAAATATATACTCCGGGTATTCCTGCCGGAAAGAGCAGCTATGCAGCCTTTGAACCGGAAATTATTGAACTGACTGATCCCGGACTTGCAAAGCAGGCAATAAACAGTACGGATTACGGTAATTTGGGAGACGGGCTGACCTTTGATACTCAGTTTTATCCCTATTATCATATACTTAACGATACGGGTAAGGCTTTGTACAGACAGATATATGCCAATACTCTTTCGCTCAATACCACTTTCAGGCCAATAAAGCAGGTTTCCATGGATACCATGCAAACCGTTCTTTTGAGTGTTGTATTTGATCATCCTGAACTTTTCTGGCTTGATACGACTTTTTATCAGGAATATGATTATAATGGTACGGCAATTAAGCTTCGTCTTCGCTATTATGACAGGATTACAGATATTCCGTCTGCGAACAGGCAGTTCCAGGCAAAGGCCGATGCCATAGTTGCTGAGGCGGCAGGACTTGGTGATGATCTTGAAAAAGAGCTTTATGTACATGACCGGTTAGCGGATAAGCTTACCTACAAACACAATCCTCTTGACCAGAGTGCTTATAGCGCGATTGTCGGGGATACCACAGTCTGTGCGGGCTATGCCAAGGCCTTTCAGTATATCATGCAAAGGCTTGGAGTACCGACATATCTTTGCGTAGGTTACGCAGGAGAGATGCATGCCTGGGATATAATAAAGATAGGGGATAATTTCTACAATGTAGACTGCACCTGGGATGATCAGGATCCTACAGTCTATGATTACTTTAATCTCTCGGATGCGGATAATTATCAGCACAAGAGAATGTACAATTCGGTATATCTTCCCGCATGTAATGAAGGAACTTTTATTGCAAGCAGGTGA
- a CDS encoding metallophosphoesterase gives MALFALGDLHLAFQSDKTMDIFGKVWKNHEKKIEKNCAKMITDEDTLVLVGDHSWGKCLDLCEMDLEFIERLPGRKILIRGNHDNFWNAKKTQRLNDIYKDRLYFLQNNFYPYKDYAIVGTKGYVYEGLDTRAHADMLIEREAKRLKNSFEAARAEGFEKFIMFLHYPPTEIGERTSRFTLMAKAYGAEQVIYAHCHGKERFHDSLMGNVDGIKYSLVSGDYLDFKPARIL, from the coding sequence ATGGCGTTATTTGCGCTTGGGGATTTGCATCTTGCTTTTCAGTCTGATAAGACAATGGATATTTTTGGCAAGGTGTGGAAGAATCATGAAAAAAAGATAGAAAAGAACTGTGCAAAAATGATAACAGATGAGGACACCCTGGTGCTTGTGGGAGATCACAGCTGGGGAAAATGTCTTGATCTGTGTGAGATGGATCTTGAATTTATCGAGAGGCTTCCGGGAAGGAAAATTCTGATAAGAGGTAATCACGATAATTTCTGGAATGCCAAAAAGACGCAGCGGTTAAATGATATTTACAAGGACAGATTGTACTTTTTACAAAATAATTTTTATCCCTATAAAGACTATGCTATAGTCGGAACAAAGGGCTATGTCTATGAAGGGCTGGACACCAGGGCACATGCAGATATGCTTATAGAAAGGGAGGCCAAGAGGCTGAAAAATTCTTTTGAAGCAGCAAGGGCAGAGGGCTTTGAAAAATTTATTATGTTTTTGCATTACCCACCGACAGAGATAGGGGAGAGAACAAGCAGATTTACGCTTATGGCAAAAGCATACGGTGCGGAACAGGTGATTTATGCTCACTGTCACGGAAAAGAAAGATTCCATGACAGCCTTATGGGAAATGTGGACGGAATAAAATACAGCCTTGTTTCGGGTGATTATTTGGATTTTAAACCTGCCAGGATTTTGTAG